The following coding sequences lie in one Glycine max cultivar Williams 82 chromosome 19, Glycine_max_v4.0, whole genome shotgun sequence genomic window:
- the LOC100803636 gene encoding protein YIF1B-A translates to MYGNVGSQPGVQQSQTSLPPNPFGSAFNVAGSGLIRGGLGAYGGKILGSSSEYVQSNISRYFSDPQYYFQVNDQYVKNKLKVVLLPFLHRGHWTRITEPVGGRLSYKPPIYDINAPDLYIPLMAFGTYVILAGLSLGLHRKFSPEALNLLFIKGLLGWFMQAALLKVTLLSLGSGEAPLLDIIAYAGYTFTGICLAVLGRIILGYSYYFLMPWTCLCMGVFLVKTMKRVLFAEVRSYDSSRHHYLLLFIALVQFPLFTWLGNITINWLL, encoded by the exons ATGTATGGTAATGTTGGATCCCAACCGGGGGTACAGCAGTCTCAAACAAGTTTGCCTCCAAATCCTTTTGGGAGTGCGTTTAATGTTGCTGGTTCAGGACTCATTCGAGGTGGATTGGGTGCGTATGGAGGGAAAATATTAGGATCGAGCTCTGAGTATGTCCAAAGCAAT ATAAGTCGGTATTTCTCTGATCCCCAATACTACTTCCAAGTGAATGACCAGTATGTTAAGAACAAATTGAAGGTGGTTTTGTTGCCATTCCTGCATAGG GGTCATTGGACTAGAATTACTGAGCCAGTGGGGGGTAGGCTTTCCTATAAGCCACCAATTTATGACATAAATGCACCAGACCTTTACATTCCGTTAATGGCATTTGGTACCTATGTCATTCTTGCTGGCCTCTCATTGGGTCTTCACAGAAA GTTTAGTCCAGAAGCTTTGAACTTGTTATTCATCAAGGGATTGCTCGGTTGGTTTATGCAAGCCGCACTACTTAAGGTGACACTGCTTTCATTGGGCAGTGGGGAAGCACCCCTTCTGGACATTATTGCGTATGCTGGGTATACTTTCACCGGCATATGTTTAGCTGTTCTTGGAAGAATAATATTGGGCTACTCCTACTACTTTCTGATGCCGTGGACCTGTTTATGCATGGGAGTTTTCTTGGTGAAAACAATGAAGAGAGTCCTTTTTGCAGAGGTCAGGAGTTATGACTCAAGCAGACACCACTATCTCTTGCTCTTTATTGCTTTGGTTCAGTTCCCATTGTTCACATGGCTTGGCAACATTACCATCAATTGGCTTTTGTAG